The following is a genomic window from Xenopus laevis strain J_2021 chromosome 2L, Xenopus_laevis_v10.1, whole genome shotgun sequence.
TATTGTTCTTTCAATTACTAAGGTTTCATTGTCACcatttgctttacagttgtgcagCAGTGAGGAGTTTTGGGAAAAAATCAAAGCAAGGCAAGAGAAAAGTATGAGCAATGTTCCTCGGATTGGCTTTCCAGGTTCTCTAAAGATAAAAAATACTAAGCAAATGGCAGAGCGTTCAGCCTGGTttcagagaagaagaagaagcactttgttttaaagaaaatcaaGATTTCCAACAAGCACAAGTAATAAAATCCTTCAGACCGGCTCTATCCTACATTGTGGCTCCCCGAACCCTTCCACTTTCATTTTAATGTAGACCCCAATCTTTTATACTCTATGTGTCAAATATTACCTttgatatttttcattattaCCCCCCCCCTAAAAATTGGTTATAATTAGCAAAAATGACACAACTTTCATTATATAATTAAAACTAAATTGACATTGGTCAAAAATGATCTTAAGAAAAGAATAAAGAGTTTGGTTGACCCAATCATATCCTATAACATATCTTCTCTACTGCTTATATGGTTCCCCATTATCCAAAGGGAATAGTCACAGCTGTCCAATTCACAGTTTCACAGTACTACACATGTCATATCAGCTCTCCAAACTTCCAGTCCTAAATCAGTTTAGTTGTGGTGGAAGTCAGGTTTCTGTGCTTTCCAGTAGGCTGAGGCTGACTCAAGTCATGGTTAAAGTGAGTGAAGATTTGCATCTGTGCTGCCCAAAACACAGCTAAGGTAGATGTTagcaagatgtaaaaaaaaaaaaaaaaactatattaggCACAAATACAGCACttaggagaaacaaaccccttattaaaaaaaccctaccccacatagatcccccctccctcctcacccccagactagctgctaccccgggcaaatgcccctaactttttacttaccccttggtgcagatttagggatcggagttcactgcagccatttTCCGGGTCTTTCGgaaatctgagaatgagaccaacgcatgtgcagttggagcagtttcccggtttgcgacaactgcacatgagcCGAAATGGCCAATTCGAAACAATTCTTTggaactggtcttcattatttatttttcttctgacactttccagctttcaaatgggggggtcactgacccaatctataagtcaatgctctgtaaggctacaaatttattgttattgccactttttattactcatcttattactcattctattcaggcctctcctattcatattccagtctcgtttGAATCAGTGCATgatcgctagggtaatttggaccctagcaaccagattgctggaattgcaaactggagaggtgctgagtaaaaaaagttaaataattacaaaacgacaaataataaaaaatgaaaaccaaatgcaaattatctcagaatatcactctcgacatcatactaaaagttaactcaaacaacccctttaagccaagtcttgtatcatctcagaatcttgtttgtgcaccagaatgggggagcgaatgtccatccccatgcacaattaaatggtaaagagagatgGGGGGGTGTGGGGAGAGCAGAGACATCTAGTGCTGAacggaaagtaattgcctgctccacCTCTGTGCCTAAGGCCTAGAgaagggacagacaatatttgattgacggctgagatttttaaacgagtttacaacagctatgaatgctttatgaataaataaaaaatgcctGTTCAGGGCAGTACATAGCTGTCCAGAACTTGTAAAAACAACGATCTCAGACGTGTGCTTTCTAAAAGCATTCTAGTTCATATATATGCATAACAAAATTTACACAGCTACACAAATAAAATGATCAGTGTGATCCTGTAAGCTTAAATGATTTGGAGAATCAGCATAGGTGCATGCTAAAATGAGACATTTTCTCAACTCTATAACAAACATGTGAattagtaaaaattaaaaaagctcCCTCATTGCATTTCATTACAGTTAACCTAATGTGTGtcttttatgcaatctttttgatTTGGTAGGATGTAACAGTTTTGCGGTTATGTTGTCATCTTCTCTTTactaaaaaccctgttttttttagattcttTCATTTCAACCCTTTTTTTTACCCTTACCACTTTTTAATGTTAGTTGGTTTTAGATTTGAATGATGTGataatatattgatttttaatcGTAAGATCTTTGGTGCTGgctctgtttttttccctatgCATTGAATTTCTATGCACAAGGGCAGCTACTAGGTAGCTTTGTTGGAAAGGAGTGGTGCCCACATATGCTATATAGAGAAACAAACTATACATAGGCAATTTGCTTAATATTAACATAAATGTTAGGCAATTTGCTTTATATTGCAAACTCTTGGCggattgaaaaaaacaaaacaattaccggtaagattcagtgcatctctcaTAAGATACAAAATGATGGTGCATGCAGAGAAGTAACTTTATATACAAAGAAATCCCATTGGCTTGGTATATAAACAGTTTATTtagaattcatatttttaaagaatgacaaaatattgttattatttcaaACTTACACAGACATACTATTGATGATCAAAGGCAAAAACATTTAGGCTTGAGTCTGTTTGGGGTATCAGGCATGTTTAAATCTCAAGCTGCCTGGCTGCAAATTCTACACGCAAATACAGATTAGTAACAAACAATGTATATTAGCTTGTGCTATATCTAATTGCAACTACATCTGCAATGTAAGCAACAATGCTATGAAATATTCCAAGTCTTCAGTGACATAACTATCCATGTCAAAAGCAGTAGTTAGAAATATACAGGTTTAGCTACTCAAAGGGAAAGGTCTGCATCCATAAAAGAAAAAGCAGATGGTTAAACACCTTAATTACTGGAAGATCACATGCTTGATGTCATAGAAAGGCCTATGGCAGCAATTTCAGATTATACTCTGTTTATCTCAACTAATACAGAATATTGGGTTGTTCTGGGCTCACACATAGTTTGATGTCAAATAATATTACCAAAGAATACTATTGTGTGAATGACCATTAAATAACTTTTCCTATTTAATATTAATTACATAGACATTCTGTCAGGCCAAGTTTTAGATGTTCTGCCACACAACTTGGTTGTTATTTCTAATTACAATGTCAGCATAATCGATTCATCAGTCTCATCTCTAATctctgtttgtgtgtatatataaatgtcatcCATCCCAGTTTTCAGAACATAAGTCTTTCCAATTAGTCTCAGTTTGACCTAACTTAGTCAGTGATGGTATCGCATACATTTGAAAGTATGTATTGTGCCTATGATTTGTAAAACAAACCAATAAATCTAATGAAAGCATATTGCTAATGTGAATGAAGTATTGTTGTTTTCCACAAATTTAGTTTATTCTTTCCTTGTGAGAgggcaaataaatttggaaaAATGAAAGTATAGTGCTCCTTTCAGCAGCCTTATGCCACTTAAACCTCTGTGGAAACTCACCTTTCTTTCTGGCTTTCTCCAGTCTTAAATGTATTCGCAGCTCGTGGGTTAATATGGAAGTTAATTTATGGCTGCAAGCAGGGCAGCTACTGCCTTTTAAAATGAAGTTGCAGAGACTTCAAAAAGTAAGAACATAGCACAATAGCAATATTAAAGAGActtatttgtatatttgcatGGCTATAACATCAATCATCAAAACATTCAACAGCAATGCACAACATGTTACCTGCTCTATATTCCTTATTGTTTTCCTTACAGATTCCACTTACAGGTTTATGCCTATGTTTAgggatccattaaaaaaaaaaaaaggtcccttCTAGCATTGCCATGGATCTAAATGCAGTTAGGAGGCAATGTAGAGTAACACTACTCAAATTCACACACACATGTATGTACAGGCTCTTGGTGCAGGATGATTGGCAATATTACCCGACAGATCTCACCTACTGTGTCATAGGCATTTTTTACTTAGTTATTTCAACAAACTCCTATTTGCATGAAGAGTTTTATATTGCTAGCACACAAAACAGCTGCGGCAATGGCACAGCTCTATGGGCATTTAACAGGTAGCTAGTGTAGTATTTCTATTAATGTTGCCCTAGAAAACTTAAAGAAACATCCCATGGTAACGGGCAGAAAAATTACGAAATATTTCTAAAGAACACTCTGGCCACAAGTAGAGCTCCATTTGATAATGACATATAGACTAGGCAAATAGAGAGTGTCTACAATACAGTTTATTTGGAGCTCTTTGGCACTAAAGGGTAGTGAATCAGGAATCTGATTTCATAGTAagtattccctttttttctggcAGAAGTAGGCGGCAGTCACATGTGGACTTATCTGTTTCTACTGCCCATGCAATACTGGGATGCACTCACGTGGACAGAGAGTCTGCTATCTTTTCTACACATAAAGAGTTTTACCCAGCATCTTCACTCTTCTCTGTACCTCTTCTTGTTACACTGTTGGTGTCATTCTTTCTGTAGAAGTTCTCCTCAGGATATTTACTTGTAAATCCTGTAGTTATGCGATTGCGAGCTCCTGGCTGGTACAGCTGCATGGCTGGGCGATCCTGCACATGAGAAGACATCATGTATAGTAAGCCGACATAAAGACTTTACAGGTATATTTAAAAGCACTAACACTATAGCTGCGGCTCCAGTAGCATTTTTTAAACTCATCTGACTGGTATCTGGAAcggtataatttttttctggtaacTTTTTTGCCAGTGACAGATGTTATGTCATTGGCAGTTAAATGATAAAAGGGCATAATGAAATATTAGGACTCAATTAATAAAGAACAGCAAAGTACACAAAACTGACACAGATTGCcatatttttttacctacaatgcaatgtttttgaaatgtaatgGCACCTACTGTAAAATCTGCGTAATTATTAAACTGCATAGAGATGAGCACAACTTTTGCCTTTTTTAAGAAGTAAACCGGTTTTTACATTACAAATTACATGTTGTCTTCAGCAACAAACTGTCAATAATATGCCTTTATAAACTGCCCCTAACCATAAAATACTATAATGATAAAATCTATAGCTAGAAAATTTTCTGATTAATAATTGTGAACTTTGGCTATGCAACAAACtactaaatacaatttaaaaacatttaattactgTGGGAAATGTGCGTTATCCATCACAATACTTTAGATTTCTCATATTCCAGctgaaaaacatgtttataataGAAATGCACAAAAGGGCTAGGAAACTAGCTAAAAATCTTTACCTTCATGCTCATAAATAGGCCAATACAGGATGCATCCATGTACTCCTCTGTTATTATGAATTCATAAATGATAAGTATTGCCAGACTTAAGACTGATTGATGATCTACATACAGAACAGTTTTCTCAGTGCACAGAGGGATGAATGCATTTCTCATTAAAGATGCAGTTGCTAAAATAAACCGGCTATGACAAAACATACATTAAACACATCCGGAATAGATGCTTATTTGACAAATTGTGTCAAGTTATAAAAGTTGGGAAACTTGAACTTCAATAGTATCCAAATGATTTTAGTGCATAAAGGACACTCATTACCAGAGATATGCTTAGATAATGAGAAATGATCCTAGAAGATTAAAAGAACCTTATTTCTTATGCGGTCCTTTTTGGATGCCAAGTCATCACACTTGTCCTCTTTACCCAGTTTGTCTACTGCATCCGATGCAAAGCTTGAGATGTGACTCCCTTTCTTGCACCTGTCCTGGTTGTATCCCTTGCCCCATTTCTGATCGTCTTCATTTCGCCTCATAAACTTGTCATACTCATAGTGGTTTCTGTGCTTTCTGCCATCATCCATCCGAAACCTTTGTCTTTCGAGGTCTTTATCTCGAAATCTCCTTTCTTTATCCCTTTGTTCTTTATCACATTCATTCGGGTTCCTGACAAGGGTGGAAAAGAATTTTGGAACCAAGGGTAAATATGTACATATCATATGCCAGGCTGTTTAGGGACAACCTTATCATGGCAATATCTGTTTTCTATTACACCTAACCACTGCACTCAAGAGGAATATCATAAATACACACATTGCTGACAGACAGTATATTTTAGATATGTCAGTAAGTTACTgggattttttgttctttaatttACATAGTGAATATCTAATAtttattagaaatatgtttttcttgTAAAGAAGAGAAAATTTATGAGACGACAACACATTCATCGTCATCCACAAAtatgttcgcacaaaggcatacattattgcttttttttttttttttaattccccccATAAACCTTTCAAGTGTCCATTAAATGTGCTAATATGTCACATAGGACTGACACAAAATAGATATCATTCCACCACACAATTGCAACTGAAAGATGCCATTTAATCATGCCATATTTTCAAATTcataggacaggtatgggatccgttatctggaaaccaattatccacaaagctccgaattacagaaaggctgtctgccatagactccattttatccaaatatttaaaaaaagatttccttttctctgtaataataaaacagtaccttgtacttggatCCAAactatataatgaatccttattggaggcagaaccatcATTTTGgattaatttcatgtttaaatgattttctagtacacttaaggtataaaTATTCAACTGAAATCAGAATTCATTTACAATCAGCCTGGTAGCATCAGCTTCTAGGACAGTAAACTCACCTTCGGCTAATGTTTTGAGGATAGCTCACAGTGCCTAAGCGGAGCTTCTTAACAGCAGCTGAGAGCACAATGAGCACGTTCAATGCTACTTATAGCCTTACAAAACCAAAAATTGGGAGttgctgtggacaactttgaaacCATGAATCATAACTGTTATAGAGTTGCTGAATCACTGtgagtttattatataaattacagCATTTGTATCCATATTTTCCTTTAGTTCATTAATAAGTATGGGATTCTACAACATGGCATTATTCTTGTGAACAGTTATTTCATATTGTCATGAAAACAGATAGCCCAAAACATTGTAACACCCAGAAAATTCATTCGCTGCCACcgtctatcattaacaggcgataaaaacctaatgtgactattcccctgccctctatcacaggtaataactcacaatacaacAATGCATCAAATACTCCTCCTATGGTAGATagtcagggtaagatcctactagCTCAACAAGCACTCCAGCGACCAACTAATTTACACTCAAACACAcctgctagccgtactagttGTTCAACATATAAATAGGCAAATTTATCTTTCCACACATACAATAAAATTAATACACATAGGCAAAAGCATTCATATGGGTGATCAGTTCTTTAGAGCACATGGACAAAAcgtattaatattatatttaatattaccgCAGTAAACAGttcatgtatataaaaaaacatgtaacaaaGAAGACATACATTAAACATAGAATTGCATAACAGTACACAAAATAAAAGGGAACAAAACACTAAGAAAACCCTAGTATAAcataaaatccagcagcactccgataagtgaatcaaatatttatttgtgccaCTAGccaagcgacgtttcgggctattccagccctttatcggattgataaagggctggaatagcccgaaacgtcgcttggctagtggcacgaataaatatttgattcacttatcggagtgctgctTGATTTTATGTTGTACTGTGGGAATTTACTtttgcagagaggaacacagccgTGCACCCGACGCTTCCAACAAGCGGTacagtgtgagtgtggcactatTATTGACTTTATTACTAAAAAAACCCTAGGTACTTAGCCAAGTTTAGGAATTTCCTGTTGTGTCCTCTTAAGAGTTGGGAAACACTGGGCATACAATTCACGGAACTGGACCCTCCATGCATGACATGGTGTACTGGATCTGTCACTATTTTATTGCCTGCTGGGACAGTctcctcattaccttatgcatgaggtagaaGTGCCCAGGAATGTGTAATTTACGACCCCGTGTAGGGGGTTGTTATTTTCAGGTCAAACTCCCCAATATAATATTGGTGCTTGCTAGCACCCAATATTATAGTGAAAATATGGGCATGatgtgatccatatgtgggcgATCAGAATGATACCAAACATGAGGGGTGTCTCATGTTCCAGTCCCCCAAGAACCATCTCTTCTAACTGGTGGTTATAGACTGGCCCTGTTTTgtatcattaggaagcatgtgacctcctcataaccaatttGTAAGCTATGAGGATATGAATCCTATAAGACAGGAGATATGgatcctttcctataatccatgtttttttttttactaactttCCCCCACTACAGCTTAGGCTACCGGCTACTTTCTTTTTTATCAACTGATCAAAGAACTGACTGACCCAGCTTCCTTGCCCGAGGGGTGTGACTTTGAATtgtctcagaaggcagatatggatAACACCTTTGCATAACCCCCCTGTGGAAATGTCTAATTAGGGGTCTCTTTGTGCGCCCAAAACCAAATGTCTCCAGTGTTAACCCTGTACAATGTCAGCGCTATACTACTCTGGCATCACACATATCATCAGTAATATCAGTAACATATAAAAGAAACCTTACTTTTCTTTGAGTTCTTTGACACTGTTTTCAAATGGCCGAACTTTTATACTTCCAGATACTGGAGGCTTTTCCAGTTTTGTATCTTCGTCCTCAGCCTCCTCTATTTTCTCCTTTTGCGTTTCACTGGCAGCTTCATCTCCCTTTTCTGGTTTCTTAAGAAGCTACAAGATAATTTTTACCATTTGTACTTCTGTTGATTAATCAAATTTTTCTAAGAACTGCATGcgtgcaaaattaaaatttaaaatacgGTTATAGATGCAAAACTGTTGAAAACGGACTGCATGGTGTTACCTCACCGTACCTTGATAAAAATAGCTGCTTCCCTAAATAGCTGCTTCCCTACCATTTGGCAGACCTAAACATGTCTTTCTATCCTCTTTCAGATTTCAAACTGAATGAATGAATCAGTGGcacaactagatgttactgggacccacagcaaaataatttgagggtCCCCCAAACTCTCCAGAGGTTGTCATGTTTTcacaatatattaaaattacttattaattagggcctcttgGGGCCCCTCTGCTGCTGTGGGAGATGTTTAGGTCTTCTGAAGTCCAGTGTAACAATTTAGCCCTACAAGAAAAATGTCTTCATTTATCAGGGGCGTTACACAAACATAACTGCCATGAGGACCTCTCATATGTCATATTGCTAGTAACCGGCTTACACCATTTCCACACTTCTTTTTACAAGTTATGGTTTCATTTACCTTAATTCTAATTTCTTTCTCAGATATTTTCTTTTGCTTATCTGCTTCTTTTCGTTTACGCCTTTCCTCTTCCCTACgttttctcttttcttcttctcttatCCGTTTCTTCTCAAGTTCACGCCtccttctctcttctcttttttcttctcttattctctttgaaataaaaatctatTAATTTCCATCTTTTAGGGCTCCTACAAAATACAttagtttgtttttattatttttgcttgaAATGCTTACCTGCTTTTCCAATTTCCTATTTTTGATAAATTCCAGTAGAGGAGTTGTTCTTCTGGCTAAAAATAATTCACAGATATATCAAGTTTTCTTAATTTGATATCTTTATAATAAGGATATTTAAGACATTAGGATATTTATTAATTAGGAGATGTATAAATCAAGTAAATTGCCATTTCACCAAAACAATTATATGAAGTTCCATTGTAAACAAACAgatttacttatatataatattattatttaattttttgctgtCAGTTATCTGACCTTAGGGACTCAgtcacaacatactgtataaattgaatataaaagtcatgatacaaggctgaatagtaattaattcagattctcataaCATGGCAGCTTAGAAACCAGTGGAActcgcatcagaatttaataatcagccctgtagcatcagcttctatagcAAAGTTGCGCCCTCCCTACAGCTGCGTAGAGCACACTATGTGCAGTGTTGTTGAATcttttatcaaaatccaagacACAACaacatgtttgtatgtatataaatatatatatatatatatatatatatatatatatatatatatatatatatatatatatatatatatatatatatatatatatatatatatatatatatatatatatatactcaaaaaTTGCTTGAAGCCGACACAGCACGTATAAAGGTTaagtgtgcctgggtgcaaaatgtaaacaataagataactgtcccaaataaggctTTGAGAAATGCTAGAGGGCTAGCTGAAACTTTAGCAGTTtgttgctgaataaacaccatttgttcaccttggataagacctgtaagtgcatgccttatttgggacagtatatatatatatatatatatatatatatatatatatatatatatatatatatatatatatatatatatatatatatatatatatatatatatatatatatataattaataaacctATTCCGTTGTTCAAAACTGTGAGTGCCATAACTACAGACAAGCTTATGACGATTttttgcatgagcacccaggtctctTACTAGTTTAAGGTGTGCAGCCTATCCATGTTGTTTATATATTATGGTATTTCTAATTATTaaggttcagttctcctttaaagatcaagGAAAGCCTAATTCACTGGGGAGGTGCTAAAATTATATGCGTCACACTGCCGTCTGGATCTACAAATGGAGCCAAGCACTTTTGAAGCTCTACATTCAATAGTTGTGGTGTGCTACAGTGAACCTttcttttcatggaaaaaaaactttgtgatTTCATTCACTGGGTGCCCCCAAAGTGAATTAGGAATTTTGTTGTCCTTTAATTATGATCAGATTGATAATTATGAACAGATTGCCAGGAAGTTGCCTAAATAGCCCTGTACTGGTGTCACACTGGAGTATCCATAACTGATATTATTAGTGCCTGTACATGGCCACTTTGGGATGGCAGACCATCATCATTACAGAATTCTCATCAACATTTGCTTTTGGAAAAAGGCCTAAATaaaaattttctaaaatatatttgtaaaaaaattaccaacattttaacatataatataaacatCAAACCAGAGCATTTAACCATCACAACACAGAACTGTATGTATATGAAAAACTTACCAATTAGTTCCTTTGTTTTTGCTTCAATTTCTCCCAGCAGAGTCTCTGGATTTGCATAAACTTTTTCTTCCTCAGCACAGTAGTTTTCTAAAAATTTCTTGTACTCGAGGTCTAAAAACAGAGATTATCAAAACATTAATTGAACACAATAAAACATCATTAATAAAAGATTGTAAGAGTAAAGATGTTATATCTGAACTAAAAATGGATGCAAAAATAAttgggatgcactaaatccactattttggattcgtccgaaaacccccaaattctttgtgaaagattcagctaaaTAACAAActattatttgcatatgcaaatcagggatggGAAGGTGTGtcgttaaaaaatgttttacttccttgttgtgtgacaaaaagtaatattattttaaggattcggatttggtttgcccaggcacgaggattcggccgaattgaaaaaggccgaattctggcccggtgcatccctaaaaataatattattttaaggattcggattcggtttgtccaggcacaaggatttggccgaatctgaatcctgctgaaaaaggccgaattctggccccgtgcatccctaaaaaaataataatgtacttgCACTGCAGCTCTTACTATGTAGTGCAGGATAAAAAATACTTTGggactcatttaccaacactgtgCACACTTGTACCTAGGTGAGTAGACGTAGAAACCaatctagctttttttttcaacaaaccaCAATtagaacactgaaagcaaaaatTATATTGATAGCCACAAATTACTGCCTGGGAGCAAAATTTTCCAGTATTAAACAGATCTGTGACTGCATTGGCTACTCTACAATAATGTCAATAACTGAATTGCTTTAAGGGAAGGCATCCTAGGTGAAATAGCTACGAACATGTGGAGTGCATATATGCTTTACAATGTTCACATGTATAAGTAGATATATGTATGagtaaatataagtataaatgtgTTCACGTTGTGCTTGTATGAGGTGTTTTTGTGCCTTTCACAATATATCACaatttatcaatattaataaaaacGTGTCAGATGCTACAAGAATATGTGTGCTGCATTTAAATACACGTAAGAATTAAATTTATTGAACATGCTTTATAAGAGTACAGTTTACTCTGTATCATAGAATGTTTATGTGTTTATAGAGTGTTCAAAAAGTAGTAAGagctttttttatgtctgggcgacaggtcccctttatgaATCTTCCACCTAAATTTCCTACTTTCCGTGTTACCTTGCAGATGCATTTTACAAGACTGGCAAGGAAGTATGTACATCTGGCACAGTGTTGTGTATTCATGCCATTCTTTATACCACCTAACACACATTAGTattaaagatacaggtatgggatcagttaatcggaaaccggttatccagaaagctgtgaattacggaaaggccatatgCCATAGAATCGAATAATTCACCTttttatatatgatttatttttgctctgtaataataaaacagtatagtgtacttgatccaaactaagatataattaatccttattggaagcataaccagcctatttggtttttttaatgtttaaaagattttttagtagaattaagataggaagatcgaaattacggaaagatccgttatccggaaaacctcaggcccagagcattctgaataacatgtccaatacctgtactatgctAGCAACAAACTGAGAGGCAAATTTATGAACAAACTGTAGGTGCTAAATTTGTATACATGCCTTCTGCAATACTTCCAGCTTTTGCATCTTTTTT
Proteins encoded in this region:
- the upf3a.L gene encoding regulator of nonsense transcripts 3A isoform X2, with amino-acid sequence MRNEREPAPAVLRANRENRTFDKQCRELETENTPSNGLRHREERKATLSKVVIRRLPPNFNKEQLEEQLRPLPAHDYFEFCTADPSLYPHLFSRAYINFRNPEDILLFRDRFDGYIFIDNKGQEYPAVVEFAPFQKISKKKLKKKDAKAGSIAEDLEYKKFLENYCAEEEKVYANPETLLGEIEAKTKELIARRTTPLLEFIKNRKLEKQRIREEKREERRRRELEKKRIREEEKRKRREEERRKRKEADKQKKISEKEIRIKLLKKPEKGDEAASETQKEKIEEAEDEDTKLEKPPVSGSIKVRPFENSVKELKEKNPNECDKEQRDKERRFRDKDLERQRFRMDDGRKHRNHYEYDKFMRRNEDDQKWGKGYNQDRCKKGSHISSFASDAVDKLGSPSHAAVPARSSQSHNYRIYK
- the upf3a.L gene encoding regulator of nonsense transcripts 3A isoform X1, with translation MRNEREPAPAVLRANRENRTFDKQCRELETENTPSNGLRHREERKATLSKVVIRRLPPNFNKEQLEEQLRPLPAHDYFEFCTADPSLYPHLFSRAYINFRNPEDILLFRDRFDGYIFIDNKGQEYPAVVEFAPFQKISKKKLKKKDAKAGSIAEDLEYKKFLENYCAEEEKVYANPETLLGEIEAKTKELIARRTTPLLEFIKNRKLEKQRIREEKREERRRRELEKKRIREEEKRKRREEERRKRKEADKQKKISEKEIRIKLLKKPEKGDEAASETQKEKIEEAEDEDTKLEKPPVSGSIKVRPFENSVKELKEKNPNECDKEQRDKERRFRDKDLERQRFRMDDGRKHRNHYEYDKFMRRNEDDQKWGKGYNQDRCKKGSHISSFASDAVDKLGKEDKCDDLASKKDRIRNKDRPAMQLYQPGARNRITTGFTSKYPEENFYRKNDTNSVTRRGTEKSEDAG